A portion of the Alistipes sp. ZOR0009 genome contains these proteins:
- a CDS encoding type 1 glutamine amidotransferase family protein, whose protein sequence is MKKKIFIFLFDGFSDWEIAYLTPEIRKSSTFELIYFSKDGMPVISMGGLQVVPSLALTEIVPHDVDMLILPGGTAWEKGDNEGVTPLVKLIVDLGKPVAAICAATAYLAQQQLLDNLKHTSNDLYYLKAVAPAYSGDSFYTNALATSDKNIITANGIAPIEFAREVFTILGLYPEQDIEKWFQLFKNGVWSE, encoded by the coding sequence ATGAAGAAAAAGATATTTATATTCCTTTTTGATGGCTTTTCTGACTGGGAGATAGCCTACCTTACACCCGAAATTAGAAAGAGCAGCACCTTCGAGCTAATCTACTTTTCGAAAGATGGCATGCCCGTAATTTCGATGGGAGGGCTACAGGTAGTACCAAGCCTAGCGCTAACCGAAATTGTCCCTCACGATGTAGATATGCTAATTCTTCCTGGAGGAACCGCTTGGGAAAAGGGCGATAATGAAGGAGTAACTCCTCTTGTGAAGTTGATTGTAGATTTAGGCAAGCCTGTAGCTGCCATTTGTGCAGCAACGGCCTATCTGGCCCAGCAGCAGCTGCTAGATAACCTAAAGCATACCAGCAACGATCTGTACTACCTAAAAGCAGTTGCCCCCGCATATTCCGGCGACTCCTTTTACACAAATGCTTTAGCCACCTCCGATAAAAATATAATTACAGCCAACGGCATAGCCCCCATCGAATTTGCAAGAGAGGTATTTACCATCTTAGGGTTATACCCAGAACAGGATATCGAGAAGTGGTTCCAACTTTTTAAAAATGGAGTTTGGAGCGAATAA
- a CDS encoding GNAT family N-acetyltransferase, with translation MKELTSLENLSFDTLYSSFSKAFSDYEIQVSEQELRIMLSRRGFVPSLSFGLFDNEELVAFTLNGIGQFNGKKTAYDTGTGTLKEYRGQGLASKVFTDSIPFLKKAGVAQYLLEVLQHNTGAVSVYQKLGFKVSREFNYFVQATSMVNIPSKTLASEYHIGKASLEQKEIFSTFYDFTPSWQNGFEAIVRRIEDFTIIGAYKNAQLVGYCIYEPNSGDITQIAVDKDFRRQGIASALLTEALTANRHSNIKVINTEISCTSITAFLGSFGIPVKGTQFEMIREL, from the coding sequence ATGAAAGAACTAACATCTCTTGAAAACCTGAGCTTTGATACTCTTTACAGCTCGTTCAGCAAAGCTTTTAGCGACTACGAAATACAAGTTTCCGAGCAGGAGCTGCGCATTATGCTAAGCCGACGGGGTTTTGTCCCCTCCCTTTCGTTTGGGCTCTTCGATAATGAGGAGCTCGTTGCATTCACCCTAAATGGGATAGGCCAATTTAACGGAAAGAAAACCGCCTACGATACTGGTACCGGCACCTTAAAGGAATATAGAGGGCAAGGATTAGCGTCCAAGGTCTTTACCGACTCTATTCCCTTTCTCAAAAAAGCAGGAGTTGCCCAATACCTGCTAGAGGTGTTGCAGCATAACACAGGAGCTGTTTCGGTATATCAAAAGTTGGGGTTTAAGGTAAGCAGGGAGTTCAACTACTTCGTACAGGCTACCTCAATGGTCAATATTCCCTCCAAAACGCTCGCTTCGGAGTACCATATTGGAAAAGCCAGCCTAGAGCAAAAGGAGATCTTTAGCACCTTTTACGACTTTACCCCCTCGTGGCAAAATGGATTCGAGGCTATAGTACGAAGAATCGAAGATTTTACAATTATCGGAGCATACAAAAACGCGCAGCTGGTTGGGTACTGCATCTATGAGCCCAACTCTGGAGATATAACGCAAATTGCAGTGGATAAAGATTTCCGCAGGCAGGGTATTGCGTCTGCACTACTCACCGAGGCCTTAACAGCGAATAGGCATAGCAACATAAAGGTTATAAATACCGAAATATCATGCACAAGCATCACCGCATTCCTCGGCTCGTTTGGAATACCTGTAAAAGGAACGCAGTTCGAGATGATAAGGGAGCTGTAA
- a CDS encoding CPBP family intramembrane glutamic endopeptidase, translating into MKQLQQRIKQNATLSVITAVAIGFAIFFMSGVLKDPVFSLLDQHLHLPPYWGNVVLKFFMLVLSIGTILLLNKGNLKSYGFQRSKNIRYIPFVLKVSAISAASFIFSFLVFMVVLSNLFPTANHQTFENENIVVTIFTVWIWSSLCEEVLVRGVVQGFIQHLRHIKIFKLSLPVVVSGLFFGSLHAFLFLFMSCWFAAFIVFDTIVMGMVAAYYREKSESIIPAFWVHFIANVIGCTPLLFKFIF; encoded by the coding sequence ATGAAACAATTACAACAACGAATTAAGCAAAACGCAACACTCTCGGTAATCACAGCAGTAGCTATTGGCTTTGCCATCTTTTTTATGAGCGGGGTACTGAAAGATCCCGTTTTTAGCCTACTCGATCAGCACCTACACCTACCTCCCTACTGGGGAAACGTTGTTCTCAAGTTCTTCATGCTTGTTCTCTCCATCGGAACCATTCTGCTGCTAAACAAAGGAAATCTTAAAAGCTACGGATTTCAACGATCTAAAAACATCCGATACATTCCGTTTGTACTAAAAGTATCAGCCATCAGCGCCGCTTCTTTTATCTTTTCCTTCCTAGTATTTATGGTTGTCCTATCCAACCTATTTCCAACCGCAAACCATCAAACATTCGAAAACGAAAACATTGTTGTCACGATCTTCACCGTATGGATATGGTCGAGCTTATGCGAGGAGGTTTTGGTGCGAGGTGTCGTACAGGGCTTTATTCAGCATCTTCGCCATATCAAAATATTCAAGCTAAGCCTCCCTGTAGTTGTGTCGGGCCTGTTTTTTGGAAGCTTGCATGCATTTCTATTTCTATTTATGAGCTGCTGGTTTGCCGCATTCATTGTTTTTGATACAATAGTGATGGGTATGGTAGCAGCCTACTATAGAGAAAAATCGGAAAGCATAATTCCAGCATTCTGGGTTCACTTTATTGCCAACGTAATTGGGTGTACGCCATTGCTCTTTAAGTTTATATTCTAA